Part of the Deltaproteobacteria bacterium genome is shown below.
GGACGATCTTGCCGCTGGCGAAGCCCGCGTACATCTCGGCGAACGCCTCGGCGATCTCCTGGGGCATGCCGGCGTCGGTCATGGCCTTCACGTGGCCCGCGGCCGGAATGTCGACGACCTGCAGCTTCTTGCCCAGCGCCGCGCCCAGCTTCTCCGCGCCCTGGCGCACCGAGTACGCCGGCCCGTGCAGATCGACGATCTCGCTCTTGGCCGAGGGGAACATGAGCTCGTAGGCCGCCACCGTGCCGATGTCGCGCGTGGCGATCATGGGCATCGGGTAGTCGGCGTTGGGCGTCATGTTGGGGAAGATGCCCGCGTTCTTGGCCGGCGCGAGCGAGTTGCCGATGTTCTCCTGGAAGTAGCCGGCGCGGACGGCGGTGAGCTGGGTGCCCGTGGCGCGGAGCGCGTTCTCCAGGTGGTGCAGGCCCTTGATCGGACCGTTGCCCTCGGCGAGGTCAGCTCCGACGGACGAGAGCAGCACCACGTGCGGCACGCCCGCCTCCTTCACGGCCGCGGCGATGGCGTCGGCGGTCTTGCGCTGCATGGCGTAGAAGCCGTTCTTCACGTCGTAGTTCGGCGGGAGGAGGGTGAAGAAGCCCTTGGCGCCCTTGAGCGCGGTGGCGAGCGCCTTCGCGTCGTCGAGCGACGCGACGCCGACCTCGGCGCCCTTCTTCGACCAGTCGGTGCCCTTCTTGGCATCGCGGACGAGGACCTTCACCTTCTCACCGTGCGACAGCAGCTCGTTGGCAACGACCGAACCGACGTGACCCGAAACTCCAGCGACGACGTACATGGCGTGCACTCCAGAAAGGGTTGGCCTGCTGAGGAGCGGCGGATCTAACCGCACGCCCGGTGTCCGCGCTGTGAAAAAGTAAGTGACCACCCTCAACGTCCGAAAATGAAACGGCCCGCCAGCTCGCGCTGACGGGCCGGAAGCTGCTGCGCGTCGCCTTAGTGGAGCTCATGCACGCGCACCATCACCTTGCGCTTGCCGTCCTCGTCGACGACCTGGACGTCGGCGTGGTCATGGCCCTGGGCCTTGAGCGTGGCTTGCACCTGGCGGCGGAGCTCTTCGGCCGAGAGCTTGTCCCGGCCGAGCACCTTGGACTCGAGCTTGCCGAGCACGTTGGTGTGAACCTGACCTTCGATGCTCGACACAGCGACGGGCGCCTGGAGGAGCTCGGGAAACGCTTTGTGGACGCGCTCGGCGATCCCCGCCGGCGGTGACGCACCCCAGATCGAGAGCGTGAGGTGATCCTGGCCGTCGTGCTTCTCGAGCTGGGCCTCGACCTGGATGCCGCGCACCTCGGGCTCGCTGCCGCCGAAGCCACCGGTCTCGTCCTTCGACGGCTCGCCGGCCTTGCCGAGCACGGCGTCCACGAGCTTGTCGGGTGCGGGCAGCTTGCCCTCGGCGACGGTGAGCTCCAAACGCGTTCCGAGCTCGCGGGTGATCTCCGCCGGCGCCTGCGAGCCGATTCCCAGCGCGACCAGCACGATCGCGGCGAAGGTGAGACCTCTCTTGTGCAGCGCGACGTACATCGACATGGACGACCTCCGTGAAGGATGCAGTTGATCGAAGCGGGCGAGCAGGCGGGCCTCGAGGGCCTCGCGCGCGGCGGCGTCAGGCGAATCGCCGGGCGGGTGGAGCTGGCGCAGCGCGTCCTCGGTGCGGTCAGGTCTCATGGGCCAGCGCTCCTTCCTCATCGGGCTCGCGGCGAAGCGACTGCACCGCGCGCGAGAGCCGTTGTCGAACCGCGAC
Proteins encoded:
- a CDS encoding NmrA family NAD(P)-binding protein — protein: MYVVAGVSGHVGSVVANELLSHGEKVKVLVRDAKKGTDWSKKGAEVGVASLDDAKALATALKGAKGFFTLLPPNYDVKNGFYAMQRKTADAIAAAVKEAGVPHVVLLSSVGADLAEGNGPIKGLHHLENALRATGTQLTAVRAGYFQENIGNSLAPAKNAGIFPNMTPNADYPMPMIATRDIGTVAAYELMFPSAKSEIVDLHGPAYSVRQGAEKLGAALGKKLQVVDIPAAGHVKAMTDAGMPQEIAEAFAEMYAGFASGKIVPKGDRLKTGSTTIDTVIKAMV